The following DNA comes from Solanum stenotomum isolate F172 chromosome 11, ASM1918654v1, whole genome shotgun sequence.
aaaagtacaatatagtcaatacaaaaatcttaaaatttaaacttataaattaaaatctTGAATCGACTTTAATATTTATACTCCAAATATAGtgttataaatttataattatactaTTGACTAGTATAATATAGTAGTAACTTAAAAGTCAAAGTAcaattatgatattttaaagCTTATTAGGAAAGagttttaattatttacatcatcaatattattaaattatctcTTATTTATTATagtaagtaatttattttattttgaagattacaaatatcatattttaggaaaaactaataatataaaaatttcctGCTATAAAGGTGCATAAAACTTAGGAGCAGtatattcataattttcttaaaaagcaTTTTGCTTATATTTGATTGGATTTCTGAATAATTTttcgttttaaaatttaaacagtAAAAAATCGTTTACACACACAAGATTTAACCTTTGTTttataacaattaattaatattacaataataattacTGATTTCTTTTTCTATACATCTAATACGGATAAACTTTACTTAATTTATCCACACTCTAtctattaattttattcttatatgacttgataatatatataacttaaactcgtAACTGAACTAATATTAGtagtaaataaaaaagatgTTTTATAGTAAGTGGAAGAGTTGTATTTAAGCACATACACCACTCTCGACATATCATCCACTCCCTCCCTATCTCtctctatatctatatctatatatatctcTATATGTATATGTGTATACACATAAAAACAATTAAACATTTGTGTACCCTCTACCATTTTTTGATTATTGTGTAAAACAAAGGGTGGAGAAAATATAGTTTGGTACATTATTGTCTCCTCTGGTGCTGGTTcttgcaaaaaaaattgttggtgGGGGTGAGTTTTTCTTGTTTTCAGATACCCATTATGTTATTGGATAGAAATTAAAGACTAAAAATTTGATGTATTCTTGTTTTGCAGTGGCAATTAAGGGTGAAGATTTTGTTGTTGCAAGAATCAAATCTGGAGTATTAAAAGATAGAATCTTTGCAAGTTTTAGTGAAAAGGGTGTTGAATGGTGtaaaattaggatttttgtTAAGGAGAGAAAATGGGATCTTATCAACTaattagagagaagaaagatGCAAGATTAAGATGGGATCCACAACAAGGGGATGTTATAGTTGAAGGAGAAGGGAAGAATTTGTCTCCTAGGATTGAGGTTATTACAAGTGATGCAACGAGTAATAATGATTTAGAGTTGTCTTTTCAGAAATCACCGACATCTCCTTTGTCTACATTGCCTAAATCTAGTGGTGATCATGGTGGACCTCATTTTCGTAAGTCTAAGAGTGGAGGGAGTGCTCGTCTTCTTTCTCTTGACATTTTTCGAGGGATCACTGTTGCGGTAATTTCTCATATGATTCAGTTTTAGTTGAATGATTCAATGTTTATTCTCCTTTCTATCATCACTTGTCTATACTAAGGTAGTGTTAAGATCTACTTGTGTGATTACACTAGGATGTTTGTTCATTCAATTGTCTCTGTGGATTTGCTGATCCTgaaaattttcttgtttttgtgtCTTGtctatttttagtttctttcttttGGGTAATTTCTCATCTGTtctatttttaacaaaaatgttgaattttttgTTAAAGTCCAAGTCCATATTACCAGCTTCAGAGAACTAATTTTGGCATTCAGTCTTAGTTGAAGATTCAATGGACATATTGTTGTCTTTTTCTATCTCTTTGGAATTCCATATTCTCGCAATTTTGTTATTTGTGGCGATGTTTATGACTCTTCTCtgtttttcatttctttcctttGGCGTTTTCCTGTGTCAGAATTCTTTGCATTTCAGTAAAGTTCACAGCTTTTTTCCTCCAAATTTGTCATTTGTTAATGTTGATTGTTCCAAGAGAACAACTACTACATAGATACGATTTACAAGTTACAACTGGCTCATTATTCTTTGACTTGTGTATTAAGTTGTTTTGACTTGTAAAAATATGAACTTTAGTTGAAAGAAAAGACAGGGACTTGGGTGGTGATTAAGGCTTAAGGATGTTTTCACTTTTAAGCAAAATTTTAATCTGAGAAACACGCTCCACATACCTCATTTCATCTTGTAAAGTATGTGCAAATATTATACAAAAACTGATGACATTGTGATGGTTCAAGCCTAAATGGCTTCAAGAAAAAGGCCTTATGTTTCAATCGAATCATCCTGTTTTGGTGCCAAATAGCTGTGGGGAAACGAGGACAATGTACCATTTCGGGGATACAAGATAGGGATGAGAAAATGGGATTAAAGGAGATGGAACTGAACAAGGCTTACCAGACAAGGATGCTAATCTTATGTAGGTTTAAAAATGTCTTATCATGTagaatttatttattacaaaaagGGAAATATGACAGTAGTTCTTCTTTGTGTGCATGTGAAGGAGGGACTAGGGAGTAAGATTGCCTGTTTGTTGTTTATGTGAAACTAATTCCTAAAACCTGAATGAGCAATTTGGTTCTTTTCCTTAAAATATATCATCTTATTCTCTCTTGCTTCTGGTACACTTTCTGCAGTTAATGATATTCGTGGAATACGCTGGTGGAATTTATCCTGCTATCAATCATTCACCATGGGATGGTATAACCCTGGCAGATTTTGTCATGCCATTTTTCCTCTTCATTGTTGGAGTGTCGCTTGCACTTGCGTACAAGGTAAATATGCTTTAAACAAATTTCAGATTATTTAACTTGTTTTGTTGCTGGATTTGTTCATTTGCAGTTGTCTTGGGGGCAGAGAGCTTTCTCTTTTTGAAACCAATATAGATATTGGTTTTATAGCAAATTTTATCTCTAGTATCTATGCAATATGTATATGGACAAGCTGTGAATCAAGATATGAAGGACACTTTCATGATTTTATATTGGTTGAGCTGTTTTTGTAAGCCATTGTATTGAAGTTTCAGATGTTTTTGCTTCTTGTGCTTAtagaaattcttttgggttATACAGAACATGCCCTGCAGACTGACTGCGACTGGAAAAGCAATTCACCGCGCGCTTAAGCTTCTCATCCTTGGACTCTTTCTTCAAGGTGCTCTTCTTTTAGTCATCTGTCTAACTTTACCTTGCAACAGCTGTTTATTAGTTTTTCATGCAGTGGCAAAATATTAGATTGATCTATTGGCAAGTATGACACTTACGTGCTTTCTCCCTCTCTAAACAGGAGGCTATTTTCATGGTATCAAAAATCTAACTTATGGTGTGGACGTTGAGAGAATCAGATGGATGGGTATATTGCAAGTATGAAGCCACCATATTCTTGTGTTTTATATTATGTTGTGTATTTCTCTTGTTGTTCAAGTGGatatttctttttaactttttttttctttttcttccccAGAGAATTGCAATATCATTTTTGTTGGCAGCAATGTGTGAAATCTGGCTCAAGGGTGATAATAAAGTCAATTCAGGACAATCTTTGTTGAAGAGATACCATCAACAATGGTGAGTTCCGAGTCTTTTGACCATTCGTtccaataaagattatttaAACTATTCGTCACTTAGCGGTAATCGTTACTAACTTCTTTCATCAATATGTTTTGCTTACCTTGAGCATAACATATTAttgacaaaaaattaaattagtacaACATCAGCTTGatttgaaattgaaactttGGTTGTGTTCAAAAGATGGTCCTCAGTCTGAAATGTTTTGAAGtctagtactccctccgtcccattttatgtgaggtagtagtttgactcggcatggagtttaagaaagaaaggaagacttttaaaacttgtggtcctaaatgaatgatagaaatttgtgtggctgtaaatcatttcataagggtaaaatagatattttatagttaaattgttacttaatatagaaatgtgtcattctttttgggaccgactaaaaaggaaagtaagtcgcataaattgggacagagggagtagtaaaGTAACTATATTGCAAAATGCCGGCGTGCTATGGAGAAGGCTTGATTCCAAATGGCTAGACAATACTAAGATGTGGTTATTTTCAACGATAAAAAAACTAATGTGTGTATTCTGTTCAAATAAGGTGTAGGAATTTTAACAACATGATCTTTTAAACAATATGCCCTGCCCATAGGGTGGTAAGTACCTAGTCCTCATGGTGTACCATCAGGATTGGAGatgatacataaaaaatatggaCAATGACACCTTTTAGCTTATTGTAGTGATAAATAGAGTGAGTCTGTAAAGTAATAGGGTCAAGGATGCCAAAAGCTGAGTCTATGTAGAGATTTCTCTGCTCGATGTGAGTGTGTATGCGTGatagtgagagagagagagctagGTTTCTTGTATGTGGAAACAGTGCCATCCTGAAATTCCTTTAAATGGTCTGTGCTGACTGTTGATAGCTGCAGTAACTCCTAGTCTCGACATCAGAAGGTAGCTCCTTCAGTTATTGAATCTTCACTGTCACTAGTGTTTCGGATATCTCATGTGTCAGCATCCTGAGGGTGAGAAAAATATGAGAGTTTTCTCAGGCATGGCAATGGAATCTTGAAATACGAAGGAGCTCCATTAGCATGTTCAATGAGTGTCTTAGTAAGGGGAACAGTGGGATGCGAGAAATCGCATATATGTGTTAATCTCACTGGATAAATGGTGAACTTGTTATCTTATGATTCTGCATGTTAAATAGCCCACCCTTCTGGGATGGCATCTATGGTAGAAATCTGTTTCAATTGGCAAATGTGTTAAGACTGCAAATCAGAGATGGAGGTAGAGTAGTGGGTACAGGTTCAGCAAAACCCATTAGCTTTGGTTCGAACTTTGTATTCGTCTTAAAAAAAGTCATTATGTATAGATATTAATTTAGAACCCAGTAACTTCATGGGAAGTTTTTAAttatcagatagaggtgcaaACTAGTAATTTTGTTCCCTTGAAAAGGGAAGACAAACGGATAGTGATGAACCATGGATTATTTAATGTCGGAGTATTCATAGGGGGATATCCATGGAAGAACAAGATACTGCAATttgtctgaatttttttttgtttttgtcttatATAGCTGCAAATGTGGTGcattttgaactttttctaaAGCTTCATGCTtctgtcaaatttttttaatgttagaaTGCTTAATCTGCATTATTctcaaaaacaagaaaacaatgCTTAATCTTCACTCTCCTGTTTAatcatatttcctttttctcccTCCATTTTTGTTTCTCCAGGGCCATGGCTATAATGGTTACTGCTTTATACCTTTCTTTGTTCTACGGTTTATATGTTCCTGACTGGGAATATCAGATGCCAATGGACATATCTTCTTCAGAAGCAAAGATATTCACAGTAAGTTGTTCACTGCAATTAGTTGTCTATTTAAGTTTTCCTTGAAAGGTCTGGGATGACATCCCGTTTTACACATGGAAATGATGAGTTTTGTTAACATGACTATGTTCCCTTTGAAGGTGAAATGTGGTGTACGGGGAGACAGTGGACCAGCATGTAATGCTGTTGGAATGATTGATCGAAAAATATTGGGTATTCAACACTTATATGCAAGAGCCATTTATGGACGATCAAAAGTATTCTTCCTCCCTTAGTATTTCAAAGTTTCTCTTTCTGTTACTTTCCATTTTCAGCATTCCTTGATATTCAAACGTTTTGATTGTTTTCTTGACAGGAATGTAGTGTCAACTCCCCTAACTACGGTCCCCTTCCTCTAGATGCTCCATCATGGTGTCAAGCCCCTTTCGACCCAGAAGGACTTTTGAGGTCTGTTATTGATACCTCAATATCTTTTGTTATTTGTCAGAAACTTATAATGTGTCTCAAAATAAAgcccctttcctttgttactcTCTTATCTTTGGTTGGAATATGTCAATTAAGCTCATTTGACTTTGTTGTAGCTCATTGATGGCTATTGTAACTTGCTTCATTGGTTTGCATTACGGACACATCATTGTTCATTTCAAGGTAAACATTTTCTGCATTCTCGTTTTGTATATTCTTTTTTTCCCTTGGATGAGAAGCTCACTTATTTTGTTGCTCCGCATCCTAATGTGTTCCAGGATCATAAAGTTAGAATTCAGCAATGGTTGGTACCATCCTCTTGTCTCGTACTGTTGGGTGTAACATGTGACTGCCTCGGTAagcttttcttttaaatttctgtTCCTTTTCATGCTATACATCTTAGAGCTTTGTTTTACCATTGAGAGCAAATATACAGAGTATTaacttctcttttttatttacttcATTTAGGGATGCACGCAAACAAGGTTTTGTACTCCTTCAGTTATATGTGTATTACTGCTGGCTCTGCTGGCTTTCTCTTCACTGCAGTCTATATGATGGTTAGACACTATTCATCCCTTTTTAGTCTTTCCTTGAACATTATCTGAACATGCTTGGTCTGTCTACTAAGGCAAAGCTTCAGAGTTCCGTTTTGGTATCTGATTTTATCTTGACTTGCTTCTCCTAGAACTTAGTTTTGAACCTTGTGCTATTGACCCTCAGGATTTCTTGGTTCAATGCTTGAAACTCGGTGGAAAGTGTAATTTAAAGAATAAGTTTGGTATTTCGCATATATCTGGCTCTTTACAtatcaaaagtttttttcttcttaaaactCCATTGTCAATTGAGTCAAGATTTAATATAAGTTCCTTTGTCGAAAAGCTTCAGATATACAAGTAGCTATGTCTAGTGGCCGAACAAGGATTTCCACTAAggagattcaaaatataaagaagggTTCAATatccactatatatatatatatatatatataagaaataattttgaCCTTGTACATATAGTGTACTTTTTCGACGAACCCCTTTTGCTACCCTAGTTCCGCCCATGGCAATATGATTTTGAGACAGTTTGATCTTTTTTTGGTCGTAGTTTACCTTTTCAAGGCTAGTTGCTGTCAAAAACTGCAGCCATGCTAGGGGTTGGTAAATAAGTCATTCTTTTGTTACATAGCTAAAAGCTTTGTTCTTTCTATAGGTTGATGTGTGGGGCTATAGACACTGGACCACAATACTGAAATGGATGGGAACGAACGCGTTGCTGATTTACATTCTTGTATCGTGCAACATCCTGCCCGTTCTTTTGCAGGGATTCTACTGGAGGCGGCCTGAAAATAACATTGTCAGTACATGCTTAGACTCTTACACATTATCCATTTCGATGAATTTCAATAGTTTCCTCTAACTATACATTCCATTTTTGGCAGCTCACGATGATTGGTGTCGGACCTAAGAAGTAGCAGAGAGCAATAACCGGCATGCTGAGGCGCTAAAGCATTTATCACCAATGCTTGATAATTTTTTCGCGGAATGAAATCTTCAGAGCGAGCTTAGTACGAGGCAAATATCTCTCCATCTTACGCGTGACACTCTCTATATGtaaatttatgtatatgtataattggCTTGCGAGTGCAcgaaacacacacacacatatcatattttattagCTCGTCGATCTATTGACAGAAACACAGTTTTTATGAATGAGAAATCTGCTCATAGAAGCAGCAGAGGTATTACCTCAGGACAATGAAGATTTTCTCTTTGGTAAACTGCAGTAGTTAGTTTTTAGGTTCAGTGAGATTGGCTTTCATCACACACTACTTCTTGCTGTATTAATATCAGACTAGTTGAGGTCGGTTATATGAATCCTCCATTTATCTACTTTTCTATATTCATGTTCGATATGGCATGTAGGCGGGGAGTTCAGTATTCAAGAGATTCATCGTACGTATACTAGTAGTTTCATTGGTCGTCAACATTTTGCAATAACATCTGTCCCAATTTAGGTgacaaataatttaactttaaaatttctatatataattcaattgaTGTCTACGTATAGTCCAATGTAATGTCATTTTGAACACttctataatttataaatattacaACAACATACACAGTGTAGTTTCACAAAGTGGGGTTTGAAAAGGGTAAAGTATTTTATTCCTTTcttagggcatctccaacccaaacatcaaatttggtgtcaacacTATTTTAGTGTAAATCAACTCCAACCCACTGCAttaaattttacaccaaaatggaatatttttttctcttcattattatattattatttcttatttcatttatattttcttatttcataaaacaaattctttctaAAATATTCACCATATacaattcatattattttcatttatagtcgtttaatataaaattattttataccataaataatttatagtagaattaacataaatttaatttttttttaaaagtcatatatagaaaagttaatttataaaaaaaagctatcttttatatataaaattaatattataaaaatattacacaaaaaataattaaatatacaagagatttaattaaaacatacaatttatataatgtttaattaaaagttttgtataatgaaataatattaaaatattcaatcaagtgaattggtgtgatgaatcaccaaatttggtgtaacaTTATTCACACACcaaaatggtgtaaaatttggtgttggATTGGAGCTCcaaaacaccaaattttacaccaaataaggatttggtgttgggttggagatggtcttaggAGTAGAGAGGTTGTTGTTGATATACCTTCGGCTCAAAGAAAAACGGTCTAGTAACAAAAATAGATAGtaacatataaaaattataacaaaacAATAGGATAAtcgaaatataaaaaataccatATAGAGTAATAAAAGTCAAAGAACACGAAATTACAGGCACATTCATACCAATCCACACCAATTTATGTAACAAATAGTTACATAACACGAAACTACACTataatgtataaaaaataagtcttattaatttatatatagaatCCAAGTTGAAAAGTAGGTGCATATTAATACCAACCACGACCAAtttatgtaaagacaaaattagtTGAACAATAAATATCTCAAAGTTAATATAGTGATGAAATAGTAGGAAAGTAGAAGTTTATTCATTTACTAAATCCCAAgtctttaacaaaaaaaaaggtttaaaaaggGGTCTCCCTGGTAggtagtttaaaattttaaactaatttttaaataatacatCACAAAATCTGAACTAACTTTCTTCAAGTTAACTGAATAGATATTATCCGTTAGGGGGTTGTTATTCCcactttaaataataatatgggGTAAATTGTTTAGCTCTAACGATCTTAAAATGTGAActcattatatttaaattataaattcacCTCCAAGTGAATCcttcattcataatcataagTTTTGGGTTCAAGTCTTGAATATGGAAAAAATCACGGTATTGGTACTTGGTAGGTAACACTTTCATTCAATTATAGGCCTTACATAACACATCCAAATCAACCGGAGCCTCAATACAAGTACCAAACaccaaataattttattttttttaaatagtagaTGATAGTGCTACTTTCCttcttgaataaataaaaataaattattattattattattattattattgaaatgtTACAGTAGACTTGCTACACACAATATTACACCCTTCATGctcaaatttttcaaaaatattatcatattcGTATCGAATTCTCTAAAATGCATAATTTTTACAGAATCAGACACAtgcttaataatattttaaaaaaatccgaAGTTAATTTTTGTTTCATGAATTCCTTGGAACATCTCTATTCCTCTTACACTCTTTTGGCATTGTAGAGAACCTCTTTTTATCAGTACAATAGTTATAAATTGTATACTTATCCCTAACTCTTCTCAAAAGTCTCCATTGAGTTGTGTCCAAATCTTGAAATTCCTTTTGATCCCACCAACTTTTGCCTTGATTGGCACAAAACTTGGCATTCACAGAAGATTCACAACCATCAATGTGAAAGCCTTTGTATGAGGCAACAAAGGGTGCATTTGACCAATCAATTTTTTCAAGTCCACCTCTTGTTGCCCAATCATCTGCCTCCCATAGACTTGAGTATATCTTCATTGGTTGGTCAAATGGGAATTTGATACCTAAGTTCTTGTTGTTCTTGAACACTCTTATGGGATACTCATCCACAAAGAACCTGATGTCAAATAGACGgattgaattaaacttgaatagattaaaatatattacaaaaaaCTTATAAATAATCATACATTTTTCCATccttatatttgaaaaatagtcaATGTCTTACGGTTTCAAAAATCATAAGGGAAATTAAGAGCAAGATAATGACCTAAAATTTCACTTGTGGTATATGAAACTTTAAGATAATAGCtgggttttttttaaaacaaccaAAAAGTAGTTAGTAAACGCTATTTCTACGTCAAAACAAGTCAAACTAATAAATTGTCATGATTTAACGTGCCTAAGGTTTATTTGGATCAAAATAGTTCAAATAACGATCATAACTTAACCCTCCTAGCCTGACCTAACTTCACCTCCTTTTTTATGTGTCATTTTGagggaaaaaaaagatgaaactctgacattttcttaaattattatcttaattttttcatatttatataattctcaatcttcaaattttgagtttgtaaACTTGGGTTTGGGTTATATTTTGACTCAATAGTTTGATGAGTCATTTCAAGTTCAACCcattatgttaaattaacaaacgatcataattcaattcatttaAACTTGAACAGGTTCAACCTTTGAAATGTAAAATTCCTTAATAAAGACCGTTTCATTCTAAATAGACTCTATATAACacaaatctaaattaattaaacaattttCGGATATCAAatgatcataaaaaaattacttacaCAATTTGGTAAAGATTCCACAAGACAGAGTAAGTGTGATAATCTTTTGTTGGATCAAACCATAAGTAAATCCTTTGCTCTTTGTCACCTTTCCCTCCCGTGTAtacatttgtttgtaaaatgtATGGTTCTCCTGTTTTATtccccaagaactcaaagtCTATTTCATCATGTTCTGAATTTTGAGAAGACAACTGCATACACACAAAGTAATTCACATCGTCAGAATAAATTCAACATTTTAACTTTATAGATTCGGAAATTTTTGTACCTATGCAATATGtttttaacatatatatttctCAGACCCaacattttgaaattatattgaatatactattgttattgttatatataGTGTAATGAGACAAAGTTAGATTTGCTTGAATCCGCTTTCAAATATAGTTTTTTGGCCGTAAAACCTACAAAGAAGCCAATCAATGGTCTTTCGTGGATCGTGGCAGTGACACAAATTTTTGTGCAAGTAGTATCggattattattttgttagaagCGGTGTTAACTTACTATcatcaggggcggagctacatTTGCTCAAGGGGTGTCAAGCAACACTCCTTCACTAggaaattatattgtataaataagtcaaattttagttttatagtCAAATATATGTTGACGCTTCTTGATACATGTTCAATCCTAGCTAGCAAcattgttataattttttgatacccataaataattttttttagctttacCACTAACTATGATACCTTTACATTATAACAAAATGTATGTTGTATAGTTTATATAGTCGATTCCAACTAATTTAAGATCGAAATACAATGAATTGACTATTAGTATATGTTATTGACTTACATAGAAAGCAGTGACTGTGCCTGCAGAATCACCAGCAACCATCTTTATGTGCATAGCAAAGTGCCCAAATAGATAAGATCCTTTTGACTGAAAGCCAGTACCTATATGTCCCAACACAAATTCAAAATCAGAAGcattaacataaaaagtaacaatttttgaaagaaaaaaaaagtatatgttaaagttaataataatagtagtatCCAAAGTTAAGTCAAGATTGTTCTACGGAAACTataaccaacaacaacatacacacTATAACCTCGCGGTCCGAAAAAGGTTGTGGTTTATACGCAACCTTACCCTTTACTTTGTGAAGACGGAGAGATTGTTTTCGAAAGACCCTCGACTCAGGTAAAACATAACAAAAGAAATTACGTatgtaaacaaataaagtagTAGAGAACAAGTCATGCCAAAAACAATGCAAAGATCAAGTTTAGCAACAATAAATAATACGATTAATGACTTCCAGCATACCAAATACATCCAATGGAACATCAAAGGTAGTGTATACACAACCTTACCCCTTACCTTGTGAAGACAGAGAGATTGTTTCCGACAGACCTTCGATTCAATTAAAACATAACCAAAAAAATCACGCatgtaaaacaaataaagtagTAGAGAAACTAGTCATGCTGAAAGCAATGCAAAGATCAATATTaagaacaacaaataatacgatTAATGACTTCAATAGTACCAAACACATtcgatgaaaaataaaatgttaccAGTGCGGTTATCGAGGGAGAGCTGGATCTCAGAGCCACCATTCAAATATTTGATGTGATCAAAAGCCCAACTAGGCTCATAATTTCTTCCAAATGGGACATCAATTGGCTTATTGGGCTTAGCTCCCATTGATCCTCCTATTAACACACACAACACCAACATCATCATCCATTTGAAGCCCATAATGTTTCtattatttttgagttgatgaGTAGAAATCGAGTATAAAGAAAATCTCTAACGTTAGCTATAAATTATACGAATCGAAATGTTGTTACGACTTTCAAATCAAAACTGAGAAAGCTCAATTAATAAAGAGCATTCTTTAAAATGAATAGAATCCTACTaagagaatttatttattttttggtttgggATGAGAAAATGTACTAATTCTATGCCATTATATATAGTATAGATACTCTAACGTGGAAGTTACTGCAACTTTGACAGTCCTAAAACTAGCTGGCCAATTAATTCTTTCGTAATAAGTGATTTTAAGGAGCCGTGGTGGGGTATATGCGATGGCACAAtcagaaatttgatgaagagtgagcaattttttttaccaGTTATGTAAAGAATgtgcaaaattaaatatatttataatagttACATTTTAACCTCTATACAGCACAGAATTTTTCAATGAAGGATATGCACGAAACCATCCTTCACCTATGATGGTTCCGCCCATGAGTATAGGATAGACAAAGTTATCTCGATCTCATGAATTTGGATGTCTTATACGTTAATaacaaatttcattattttaatataaatggCGCGATAGATAATTTtgagattaattaattaatacctctaatcaaatataaaatagatttattttatttcttatcacagagttattatttttattcaccgCACCAAACAACAAGTATTTGGTATACCCAGTAAGAACATCACTTAATAgcatataaatttaaaagtggCACTCAAGGTATCATCTGAGATCTCAAATACAAATACT
Coding sequences within:
- the LOC125844732 gene encoding uncharacterized protein LOC125844732 produces the protein MGSYQLIREKKDARLRWDPQQGDVIVEGEGKNLSPRIEVITSDATSNNDLELSFQKSPTSPLSTLPKSSGDHGGPHFRKSKSGGSARLLSLDIFRGITVALMIFVEYAGGIYPAINHSPWDGITLADFVMPFFLFIVGVSLALAYKNMPCRLTATGKAIHRALKLLILGLFLQGGYFHGIKNLTYGVDVERIRWMGILQRIAISFLLAAMCEIWLKGDNKVNSGQSLLKRYHQQWAMAIMVTALYLSLFYGLYVPDWEYQMPMDISSSEAKIFTVKCGVRGDSGPACNAVGMIDRKILGIQHLYARAIYGRSKECSVNSPNYGPLPLDAPSWCQAPFDPEGLLSSLMAIVTCFIGLHYGHIIVHFKDHKVRIQQWLVPSSCLVLLGVTCDCLGMHANKVLYSFSYMCITAGSAGFLFTAVYMMVDVWGYRHWTTILKWMGTNALLIYILVSCNILPVLLQGFYWRRPENNILTMIGVGPKK
- the LOC125844741 gene encoding xyloglucan endotransglucosylase protein 2-like, yielding MGFKWMMMLVLCVLIGGSMGAKPNKPIDVPFGRNYEPSWAFDHIKYLNGGSEIQLSLDNRTGTGFQSKGSYLFGHFAMHIKMVAGDSAGTVTAFYLSSQNSEHDEIDFEFLGNKTGEPYILQTNVYTGGKGDKEQRIYLWFDPTKDYHTYSVLWNLYQIVFFVDEYPIRVFKNNKNLGIKFPFDQPMKIYSSLWEADDWATRGGLEKIDWSNAPFVASYKGFHIDGCESSVNAKFCANQGKSWWDQKEFQDLDTTQWRLLRRVRDKYTIYNYCTDKKRFSTMPKECKRNRDVPRNS